The following are from one region of the Alicyclobacillus fastidiosus genome:
- the tsaB gene encoding tRNA (adenosine(37)-N6)-threonylcarbamoyltransferase complex dimerization subunit type 1 TsaB — protein MGVIVMDTATDALGVAAGRMDGTLLSAVTQRVPRGHSRLLQPSVQFVMKSAGFSAGEIERIGVGTGPGSYTGVRMAVSTGKAMAHALRVPLVTVPTLDAIALAAGMSGGQPVGAAERDGKQAVLVLLFARRHRAFGGWFVLEGGQLRQRSQAEVKPIEMWLDEVPGEVPGGLPLLVHDLPQAELASRSNGSAFQLAAWSDVCTRFPDALFRLSLKGDYPSFEGERIHTVLPDYALPVEAEAKLKSQQEGGERP, from the coding sequence ATGGGCGTAATTGTCATGGATACCGCGACAGACGCTCTTGGCGTCGCCGCTGGCCGCATGGACGGAACACTGCTCAGCGCGGTGACGCAGCGCGTCCCTCGGGGGCATTCTCGATTGCTCCAGCCCTCTGTTCAATTTGTCATGAAGTCGGCGGGATTTTCTGCGGGCGAGATCGAACGGATTGGCGTCGGGACCGGGCCTGGTTCCTATACCGGCGTGCGGATGGCTGTGTCCACGGGAAAGGCGATGGCGCACGCACTGAGGGTGCCACTGGTCACCGTACCGACGCTCGACGCCATTGCGCTCGCAGCAGGGATGAGTGGCGGACAGCCGGTCGGCGCGGCCGAGCGAGACGGTAAGCAAGCGGTGCTCGTACTGCTATTTGCAAGGAGGCATCGCGCGTTCGGCGGCTGGTTTGTGCTCGAGGGCGGTCAGTTGCGCCAGCGATCACAGGCCGAGGTGAAGCCGATCGAAATGTGGCTCGACGAGGTGCCAGGTGAAGTGCCTGGCGGGCTGCCTTTGCTGGTGCACGACTTGCCGCAAGCGGAGTTAGCATCGCGCTCGAATGGGTCGGCATTTCAATTGGCGGCCTGGAGCGACGTGTGTACGAGGTTCCCGGATGCTCTTTTCCGGCTCTCCCTGAAGGGTGACTACCCAAGTTTCGAAGGGGAGCGCATCCACACGGTTTTACCGGATTACGCATTGCCTGTAGAAGCGGAAGCCAAATTGAAATCGCAGCAAGAGGGGGGCGAGCGACCGTGA
- the tsaE gene encoding tRNA (adenosine(37)-N6)-threonylcarbamoyltransferase complex ATPase subunit type 1 TsaE, producing MLRDWLVTTSQPEETQRLGACLGDVLQAGDVVLLYGPLGAGKTHFAQGVARGLCVESPVTSPTFTLVAEYEGRVPLIHMDLYRLYDDAAADVPILAAESLVQIGFDDYLDGDAVLLVEWGRGVEADLDRYLSVSIDYVHPDKPSEADATTRHIAVEAVGEMAQRRLREWVDAWA from the coding sequence ATGTTACGCGATTGGTTAGTTACGACGTCTCAACCCGAGGAGACGCAGAGGTTGGGTGCGTGCCTGGGTGATGTTTTGCAGGCGGGGGACGTGGTGTTGCTCTACGGCCCGTTGGGCGCCGGGAAAACGCATTTTGCGCAAGGGGTTGCGCGAGGACTATGCGTCGAGTCGCCCGTGACGAGTCCCACATTTACGCTCGTCGCCGAGTATGAAGGCCGTGTTCCCCTGATACATATGGATTTATACCGCTTATACGACGACGCAGCGGCCGACGTGCCGATCTTGGCGGCTGAATCGCTCGTCCAGATTGGCTTCGACGACTACCTGGACGGAGATGCAGTACTGCTCGTTGAATGGGGGCGTGGCGTGGAAGCGGATTTGGACAGGTATCTGTCCGTGTCCATCGACTACGTCCATCCCGACAAGCCCTCGGAGGCCGATGCTACGACGCGGCACATCGCGGTCGAAGCCGTCGGAGAGATGGCGCAACGACGATTGCGGGAGTGGGTGGATGCATGGGCGTAA
- the thiL gene encoding thiamine-phosphate kinase → MDEFGLIAALAKRLPKPGNDVLLGIGDDAAVVRTSTAPFVVTTDTMVEGVHFLPTTITDYNLGYKALAVSVSDVAAMGGRPKYAVVSLAIPSAWGEARLEQVYDGLRENTERFGCDVVGGDVVSTSGPLVITTTVIGEAENPIPRSGAKPGDILFVTGSLGGSSAGLQVMQEVTSASGIAQARLVERHQRPEPRVGIGTLCARFGVHALNDVSDGLASELHEISVASGVRCVVEADQVPVMPEVKELARGLHRDPLDYALYGGEDFELVGAASNRAFASLLAAASAMQVPVTRIGRCDDGDGVVMHRANGHLEVLEPKGYNHFKRVDTRSGRE, encoded by the coding sequence ATGGACGAGTTTGGTCTGATTGCAGCGCTTGCCAAGCGCTTGCCTAAGCCAGGGAATGACGTGTTGCTGGGGATCGGGGACGACGCGGCCGTCGTTCGCACGAGCACGGCGCCGTTTGTCGTCACGACGGATACAATGGTCGAGGGCGTCCACTTTCTACCCACGACCATCACCGATTACAACTTGGGTTACAAGGCCCTCGCGGTGTCTGTGAGTGACGTCGCGGCGATGGGGGGCAGGCCCAAGTACGCCGTGGTGTCACTCGCGATCCCGTCGGCCTGGGGCGAAGCCCGACTCGAGCAAGTCTACGATGGGCTGCGCGAGAATACGGAGCGATTTGGCTGTGATGTCGTCGGTGGAGACGTGGTTTCGACGAGTGGTCCACTCGTGATCACGACCACCGTCATCGGCGAAGCCGAAAACCCGATTCCAAGGTCCGGCGCGAAGCCGGGAGACATCCTGTTTGTGACGGGAAGCCTCGGCGGATCGAGTGCTGGGCTGCAAGTTATGCAAGAGGTGACGTCCGCGTCGGGCATCGCACAGGCGCGGCTCGTCGAGCGTCATCAACGGCCAGAACCACGCGTTGGCATCGGGACGCTGTGTGCGAGGTTCGGTGTGCACGCGCTCAACGACGTCAGCGATGGACTGGCCAGTGAACTGCATGAAATTTCCGTGGCCAGCGGCGTGCGCTGCGTGGTCGAGGCGGATCAAGTGCCGGTGATGCCGGAAGTGAAGGAACTCGCTCGCGGCTTACATCGCGATCCGCTCGACTACGCGCTGTACGGCGGCGAGGATTTCGAGTTGGTCGGTGCAGCATCGAATCGCGCCTTCGCATCGCTTCTGGCCGCAGCTTCAGCGATGCAGGTCCCCGTAACGCGAATTGGCCGTTGTGACGACGGGGATGGCGTCGTCATGCACAGGGCGAACGGACATCTGGAAGTGCTTGAACCGAAGGGATACAATCACTTTAAACGCGTGGATACGCGATCTGGCAGGGAATAG
- a CDS encoding DedA family protein: MGYVMTWIHDISSTIVSLGYPGVFIAMVLEGLGLPFPGDAFLAFYGYAVSESQMNGIAVLCIGSLGYFAGVSIIFWMVRKFGSPVLNPLYRIHILNPARVEHTSALITRYSALVLIPGRFLPGIRSLSTYAASFVGMPYSTFTSYTIVGSVLWCGMWIGLGFWFGENVQTLLKHVQSTLMWVTIVIVLLALLVFVIRRLQSSSRSGQ; this comes from the coding sequence ATGGGATACGTAATGACGTGGATTCACGACATCTCTTCGACCATCGTGTCGCTTGGCTACCCAGGCGTATTCATCGCCATGGTCCTGGAGGGTCTTGGCCTACCCTTTCCGGGCGACGCCTTTCTCGCCTTTTACGGATACGCAGTGTCCGAAAGTCAAATGAACGGCATCGCCGTGCTTTGTATCGGGTCGCTTGGCTATTTCGCAGGCGTCTCCATCATCTTTTGGATGGTCCGCAAATTCGGAAGCCCAGTGCTCAATCCGCTCTATCGTATTCACATCTTGAACCCTGCGCGCGTGGAGCATACGTCGGCATTGATCACCCGCTATAGTGCTCTCGTGCTCATCCCCGGGCGATTTCTCCCAGGCATTCGCTCACTAAGCACATACGCCGCGTCCTTTGTCGGCATGCCATACAGCACCTTCACCTCGTACACCATCGTGGGCTCTGTTCTGTGGTGTGGAATGTGGATAGGTCTAGGCTTCTGGTTTGGGGAAAACGTACAGACACTCTTGAAGCACGTACAGTCGACGTTGATGTGGGTGACGATTGTGATCGTCCTCCTCGCTCTGCTAGTCTTTGTAATACGTAGACTACAATCCAGTTCGAGGAGTGGACAGTGA
- a CDS encoding DUF2922 domain-containing protein, which yields MATKLSLFLSFMTDQNKKVRVNIQNPKQPVDTNAVNDAIQSIVNKNVFNFPQGAIVKALPAQETQTDVTTIS from the coding sequence ATGGCGACAAAACTCTCGTTATTTCTATCGTTCATGACGGACCAGAACAAAAAGGTTCGCGTCAACATCCAGAATCCAAAACAACCAGTGGACACAAATGCAGTGAACGATGCGATTCAATCCATCGTCAATAAAAACGTGTTCAACTTCCCGCAGGGTGCCATCGTCAAGGCACTGCCGGCGCAAGAGACGCAGACGGATGTGACGACTATCTCGTAA
- a CDS encoding DUF1659 domain-containing protein has protein sequence MAQTTPVSRVLQIQTQVGTTSSGQPKLRSHNYANVALEAADDDLLAVGQALAALIDEPLVQVARVDQVVITASTSNTTA, from the coding sequence ATGGCACAGACGACACCAGTCAGCCGAGTTTTGCAGATTCAAACGCAGGTCGGAACCACATCCTCTGGGCAACCAAAGCTTAGGAGCCACAACTACGCCAACGTAGCCCTAGAGGCGGCGGACGACGACTTGCTAGCTGTCGGACAGGCACTCGCGGCACTGATCGACGAGCCCTTGGTACAAGTCGCTCGGGTGGATCAAGTGGTCATCACCGCCAGTACATCGAACACGACGGCCTAA
- a CDS encoding FtsW/RodA/SpoVE family cell cycle protein: protein MSGTLLHPRLETYIETVCAQVKNREAHKLIREDINGHFTDALEDELERGWNEEEAVLRAIERLGQPEELGRSFHLIHQRRVDWPAIMCLAMLSFLGILVTIGNMRDMPFGQHDTMPWNTIAGVALGLGLGAAVFFANPRHIQKMWPLLLFGTAVLMLVTLVVGSSSRPFWGPKSLDGFDVFTMSPYLLALGLAGALSCERWKSHWRAWLLVFTVALMQILFALDGSPVLIVADIMLFVALVRHREVLWRFAVVAVPALVLGVRMTLIRLPLRYVVERFTIAFHAGTAPESIGYENYQTQLLVQNAGWFGHGMGGHPFLLAGSHGVFAFAELINLFGWSAGAVLAGVVIWLIARLWKRGMTLSQPFAYQSFLCLMTLLSFQLIYPMMIGLGVFPIIGVKMPFVSGGPLPTILALSSFGWLLNLLKRTEYRYQRAVEM, encoded by the coding sequence GTGAGTGGTACGCTTCTGCATCCTCGTCTCGAGACCTACATCGAGACTGTGTGCGCCCAGGTGAAAAATCGTGAGGCTCACAAACTGATACGTGAGGATATTAACGGGCACTTTACCGATGCATTAGAGGACGAGCTGGAACGCGGATGGAACGAGGAGGAGGCCGTGCTTCGTGCCATTGAGCGATTGGGGCAGCCGGAGGAGCTGGGCCGTTCTTTTCACCTTATCCACCAGCGGCGCGTCGACTGGCCGGCGATCATGTGCCTTGCTATGCTCTCGTTTCTCGGCATCCTCGTGACCATCGGTAATATGCGTGACATGCCTTTTGGGCAGCACGACACCATGCCGTGGAACACCATTGCGGGCGTTGCGCTTGGTTTGGGACTTGGTGCTGCGGTCTTCTTTGCCAACCCTCGACACATCCAGAAGATGTGGCCCTTGCTTCTGTTCGGGACGGCCGTTCTGATGCTTGTGACCTTGGTAGTCGGAAGCAGTTCTCGGCCATTTTGGGGACCGAAGTCGCTCGATGGCTTCGACGTTTTCACCATGAGTCCCTATCTGTTGGCGCTTGGTCTTGCGGGGGCGTTGTCCTGCGAACGTTGGAAATCGCACTGGCGCGCATGGCTGTTGGTCTTCACGGTCGCTTTGATGCAAATCTTATTTGCTCTAGACGGTTCACCTGTACTGATCGTCGCAGACATCATGTTGTTTGTGGCACTCGTTCGCCATCGCGAAGTGCTCTGGCGCTTCGCCGTTGTCGCGGTACCGGCTCTGGTTCTCGGCGTCCGCATGACACTTATTCGGTTGCCGCTCCGTTACGTCGTCGAGCGTTTCACCATCGCGTTTCATGCCGGCACAGCGCCTGAGAGTATCGGGTACGAGAATTACCAAACGCAACTTCTCGTGCAAAACGCAGGGTGGTTTGGTCACGGCATGGGCGGTCACCCGTTTCTGTTGGCAGGCAGTCATGGGGTGTTTGCATTCGCCGAGTTGATCAATTTGTTTGGTTGGAGCGCTGGAGCAGTTCTCGCCGGGGTGGTCATCTGGCTCATTGCGAGGCTGTGGAAACGAGGGATGACGCTATCCCAGCCATTTGCCTATCAGTCCTTTCTCTGTCTGATGACATTGCTGAGTTTTCAGTTGATTTACCCGATGATGATCGGCCTTGGCGTCTTCCCGATTATCGGAGTTAAAATGCCATTCGTAAGCGGAGGGCCCCTCCCGACGATCCTGGCGCTATCTTCCTTCGGGTGGCTTCTGAATTTGTTAAAACGCACGGAGTATCGGTATCAAAGGGCGGTAGAGATGTAA
- a CDS encoding helix-turn-helix transcriptional regulator has protein sequence MDKELLKGSTPIVVLSLLQERPMYGYQIMKEIEAISQGALAFKEGTLYPILHHFEMVGYVTSSWSNSEGGRKRKYYAITDEGRAHLAAKTREWRMFRKAIEKFVGEEFA, from the coding sequence ATGGATAAGGAACTGCTGAAGGGTAGTACGCCAATCGTGGTGCTGTCGCTGCTCCAGGAGAGGCCGATGTACGGGTACCAGATCATGAAGGAAATTGAGGCTATTTCCCAAGGAGCGCTCGCGTTCAAGGAAGGGACGTTATACCCCATTCTTCATCACTTTGAGATGGTTGGGTATGTCACATCGTCTTGGTCGAATTCAGAAGGTGGCCGCAAGCGAAAGTATTACGCCATCACTGACGAAGGACGCGCGCACTTGGCCGCAAAGACGCGTGAATGGAGAATGTTCCGAAAGGCGATCGAGAAGTTTGTCGGGGAGGAATTCGCGTGA
- a CDS encoding gamma-glutamyl-gamma-aminobutyrate hydrolase family protein produces the protein MTKPVIGLTGMRHTRTTTLPGLPLQGVALSDDYTLGVQSVDGIPMVIPFLSDDVTLGELARRLDGLLLTGGEDVDPATYGQEPRYGLGDVVAERDRLEISLVQMMRAQGKPILGICRGMQVLNVALGGTLYQDIPREWKGKTQHSQKASRNHLSHRVKLERASRLATCFGGKTSIRVNSFHHQAVKDIAKPLRAVAWDAEGLVEGIESKEGPFALAVQWHPENLWRDDETVLGLFRALVDACRDS, from the coding sequence ATGACAAAACCTGTGATCGGCCTTACCGGCATGCGCCACACGCGCACGACCACGCTGCCTGGCCTGCCGTTGCAGGGCGTCGCGCTCTCCGATGACTACACACTTGGGGTACAAAGCGTGGATGGAATTCCGATGGTCATCCCATTCTTGAGCGACGACGTGACATTGGGCGAACTGGCTAGGCGTCTCGACGGACTCTTGCTTACCGGCGGCGAAGATGTCGATCCCGCCACGTATGGCCAGGAGCCTCGCTATGGGCTAGGGGATGTGGTCGCCGAGCGGGATCGGCTGGAGATCTCGCTGGTTCAGATGATGCGCGCGCAAGGCAAACCGATTCTCGGCATTTGCCGCGGCATGCAGGTTCTCAATGTGGCGTTAGGCGGGACGTTGTACCAAGACATTCCGCGCGAGTGGAAGGGCAAGACTCAGCATAGCCAAAAGGCGTCCCGGAACCATTTAAGCCACCGCGTGAAGCTGGAGCGAGCGAGCCGATTGGCAACCTGTTTTGGGGGGAAGACGTCGATTCGAGTCAACTCGTTTCACCATCAGGCGGTCAAGGATATCGCGAAGCCGCTGCGGGCGGTCGCCTGGGACGCTGAGGGCTTGGTCGAGGGTATCGAATCGAAGGAAGGGCCATTTGCCTTGGCCGTTCAGTGGCATCCGGAAAATCTGTGGCGGGATGACGAGACTGTGCTCGGCCTCTTCCGAGCCCTTGTCGACGCCTGCCGGGATTCGTAA
- a CDS encoding adenosylhomocysteinase yields the protein MSQAQDNSQIRDFALAEQGELKIDWVRDHMPLLRQLEERFRKEQPFAGKRISMCLHLEAKTAYLALVVQAGGADVAIAASNPLSTQDDVAAGLVKRGVTTFAWYGATQDEYQGHLRAVLDHDPIAVIDDGADLATILHQERPEQAAGLIGGCEETTTGIIRLRAMSEEGILKYPMIAVNDADCKHLFDNRYGTGQSVWDGVMRTTNLVIAGKTVVVVGYGWCGKGVAMRAKGLGAKVIVTEVDPVRAVEAAMDGFSVMPIVEAAEHGDYFITVTGVKHVIHRAAMERMKDGAILGNAGHFDVEISKPDLASLAKNVRRVRPNIDEYQLADGRRIYLIAEGRLVNLAAGDGHPAEVMDMTFALQALGLQEVVQHRYEPGLHMIPRAIDVEVARMRLQSWGVAIDHLTDEQEAYLHSWH from the coding sequence ATGAGCCAAGCGCAAGACAATTCTCAAATTCGAGACTTTGCGCTCGCCGAACAAGGCGAGTTGAAAATTGATTGGGTGCGCGATCACATGCCGTTATTGCGCCAATTGGAGGAGCGATTCCGCAAGGAGCAGCCATTTGCCGGCAAGCGAATCTCGATGTGTCTCCACCTCGAGGCGAAGACCGCCTATCTCGCGCTCGTCGTACAAGCAGGAGGGGCCGATGTCGCCATTGCCGCCAGCAATCCACTCAGTACCCAGGACGACGTGGCTGCGGGACTCGTCAAGCGAGGCGTGACTACGTTTGCGTGGTACGGGGCGACGCAGGACGAGTACCAGGGGCATCTGCGGGCTGTGCTCGATCACGATCCGATTGCCGTCATCGACGATGGCGCTGATTTGGCGACGATCCTGCACCAAGAGCGTCCAGAGCAGGCAGCTGGCCTGATTGGCGGCTGTGAGGAGACGACGACGGGGATCATCCGACTGCGCGCGATGAGCGAAGAAGGCATTTTGAAGTACCCGATGATTGCCGTCAACGATGCGGACTGCAAACATCTGTTTGACAACCGTTATGGGACAGGCCAGTCCGTGTGGGATGGTGTGATGCGAACGACCAATCTCGTCATCGCCGGCAAGACTGTCGTCGTCGTCGGCTATGGATGGTGCGGCAAGGGCGTCGCGATGCGGGCGAAGGGACTTGGCGCGAAGGTCATCGTCACCGAGGTTGATCCAGTTCGCGCTGTGGAGGCTGCTATGGACGGCTTTTCCGTGATGCCGATCGTGGAGGCTGCCGAACACGGAGATTATTTCATCACGGTCACCGGCGTCAAGCACGTTATCCACCGAGCTGCGATGGAACGGATGAAGGACGGTGCCATTCTCGGCAACGCTGGGCATTTCGACGTGGAGATCAGCAAACCGGATCTCGCATCGCTCGCGAAGAATGTTCGTCGGGTTCGGCCGAATATCGACGAATATCAGCTTGCCGACGGGAGGCGCATCTACCTGATCGCTGAAGGCAGACTCGTCAACCTGGCTGCAGGGGACGGGCATCCAGCGGAAGTGATGGATATGACGTTCGCGCTGCAGGCTTTGGGCCTGCAGGAGGTCGTCCAGCACAGATATGAGCCTGGCCTGCATATGATCCCTCGAGCAATCGATGTCGAGGTGGCGCGAATGAGACTTCAGAGTTGGGGCGTCGCCATCGACCACCTGACAGACGAACAAGAGGCCTACCTACACAGTTGGCACTGA
- a CDS encoding type II toxin-antitoxin system PemK/MazF family toxin, with the protein MNVKRGDVFFADLSPVVGSEQGGFRPVLIIQNDIGNRFSPTVIVAAITAQIQKAKLPTHVEIPAQPYGLERDSVVLLEQLRTLDKQRLTDKITHLDDTMMKMVNDGLLISLGLVDF; encoded by the coding sequence TTGAACGTCAAACGAGGGGACGTTTTCTTTGCGGACTTGTCACCCGTAGTCGGTTCTGAACAAGGCGGCTTTCGCCCCGTTCTCATCATTCAGAACGACATCGGGAATCGCTTTAGTCCCACCGTCATCGTGGCGGCTATCACGGCCCAAATTCAAAAGGCGAAACTGCCAACTCACGTCGAGATCCCGGCTCAGCCGTATGGCCTCGAACGGGACTCGGTCGTACTGTTGGAACAGTTGCGCACGTTGGATAAACAACGTTTGACGGACAAAATCACGCACTTGGACGACACCATGATGAAGATGGTCAATGACGGACTCCTCATCAGCCTCGGACTTGTGGACTTTTAA
- a CDS encoding ribbon-helix-helix protein, CopG family yields the protein MVVYVPEQLLEQVDGFARTDSANRSEIVREALRMYVTAHRKNDIREQMQQGYLEMARLNLRIASESFPLEQEAGGTVERLVSGV from the coding sequence ATGGTAGTCTACGTTCCGGAGCAGTTGCTAGAGCAAGTGGATGGCTTCGCTCGAACGGATAGCGCAAATCGCAGTGAAATTGTACGAGAAGCCTTGCGTATGTATGTAACAGCGCACCGTAAGAACGACATTCGCGAACAGATGCAGCAGGGGTATCTGGAAATGGCTCGATTAAATTTGCGAATTGCTTCCGAATCATTTCCCTTGGAACAAGAAGCAGGAGGCACGGTGGAACGCTTAGTAAGCGGGGTGTAA
- the alr gene encoding alanine racemase yields the protein MYRGTFSIVDLRAFAHNLRVMADRVHPETKLLVTVKANAYGHGVAPILEVLTKSNVVAVGVASLEEALQVRQCGYAKPVLILGSVGAWELPIAAQHQIHVTYTDAWGDIDALPPMGSEPLHIHTAFDTGMNRLGFKSIEHAKVVLHQILNRSDMTWSGVSTHLACSDGPSDQHALEQIRRFSEMIAQLRALGYDVPTVHASNSGGVLRNGQWHFDMVRIGIAAYGYSPDESVLPMPELRPVMHMYSSITRIADVLPGETIGYGATFTATKPMRVATVAAGYADGYPRALSNSGKVLVCGQTAPVVGRICMDQLMIDVSDVPTARVGDFVTLFGNAAPRSWTPEEWNRISPDRRREWLLKSFESDSHGEQNVLSLSDVASRAMTIPYEMVCQINPRVPKLYVNANIS from the coding sequence TTGTATCGCGGGACATTTTCTATCGTTGATCTACGCGCGTTCGCGCACAACCTGCGCGTCATGGCAGACAGAGTTCATCCAGAGACTAAACTTCTCGTCACCGTCAAGGCCAATGCTTATGGCCACGGGGTGGCGCCGATTCTCGAAGTGTTGACGAAGTCGAACGTCGTCGCCGTGGGGGTGGCGTCGCTGGAAGAAGCATTGCAGGTGCGCCAATGCGGATACGCTAAGCCAGTGTTGATCTTGGGCTCGGTTGGCGCTTGGGAATTGCCGATCGCAGCGCAGCATCAGATACACGTCACTTACACGGATGCGTGGGGAGACATCGATGCGTTGCCGCCAATGGGCAGCGAACCGTTGCACATACACACTGCGTTTGACACAGGGATGAATCGGCTTGGCTTCAAGTCCATCGAACATGCGAAGGTCGTGTTGCATCAGATCCTAAACCGCTCGGATATGACCTGGTCCGGCGTATCCACGCACTTGGCATGTTCAGATGGGCCCTCCGACCAACACGCCCTGGAGCAGATCCGGCGGTTCTCCGAGATGATTGCGCAACTGCGGGCACTCGGGTACGACGTTCCGACTGTGCACGCTTCAAACAGTGGCGGCGTCCTTCGCAACGGGCAATGGCACTTTGATATGGTGCGCATCGGAATTGCGGCCTATGGCTATTCTCCTGACGAGTCCGTGCTTCCGATGCCCGAGTTGCGGCCAGTCATGCATATGTACAGTTCGATCACGCGGATTGCGGATGTGCTGCCTGGGGAAACGATTGGTTATGGCGCAACGTTTACGGCGACGAAACCGATGCGGGTAGCCACGGTCGCCGCTGGGTATGCTGATGGATATCCAAGAGCTTTGTCCAATTCGGGGAAAGTTCTGGTGTGCGGTCAAACTGCGCCGGTCGTAGGCCGAATTTGTATGGATCAATTGATGATCGATGTGTCAGATGTGCCAACGGCGCGGGTGGGTGACTTCGTCACATTGTTCGGTAATGCGGCTCCGCGATCATGGACTCCAGAGGAGTGGAATCGCATCTCACCGGATCGTCGTCGCGAATGGTTGCTAAAATCGTTCGAAAGTGACAGCCACGGCGAGCAAAACGTGCTATCATTGTCCGATGTGGCATCGCGCGCAATGACGATCCCTTATGAAATGGTCTGTCAAATTAATCCGCGGGTACCAAAACTGTATGTCAATGCAAATATCTCGTGA
- a CDS encoding outer membrane lipoprotein carrier protein LolA produces MRKVTAVVLALGLVGGVVVGCGVPTGKSVNQKIQTQAQQLDSTNYQSDATMTVQMDNNTQTYSVQVSYESPTTYKITLGNQDKQVHQVIVHNDNGMFIVSPSLQKVFRFNGDWAKNQGQIYLYDQLLKQITTTKNVKMTKGNGEYIFNVPVTPASDTISTQQVVLDSKTLEPKTVKLLDKDGKPAVTLTFKSFNTNVKFKQADFDPQSMVSSQTKTTMTSDDEQAFGYVEPKTLFGTKLTSLMQPSETSAVMKFGGDHHYLLQEWRPTPGQQADPEGQLVDMYGVPAMYTDGNNVSSLTWLNNGVEYAITSNDLNQDQLEQIAMSTLSQVGK; encoded by the coding sequence ATGCGAAAGGTTACGGCAGTCGTTTTGGCACTCGGACTGGTGGGTGGCGTTGTCGTAGGCTGCGGCGTCCCGACGGGTAAGTCGGTCAACCAGAAAATCCAGACACAAGCCCAACAATTAGATAGCACAAACTATCAAAGTGACGCGACGATGACGGTACAGATGGACAACAATACGCAGACGTACTCTGTACAGGTTTCCTACGAGTCGCCGACTACGTACAAGATTACCCTTGGAAATCAGGACAAACAGGTGCACCAGGTCATCGTACACAATGACAACGGGATGTTCATCGTGAGTCCGTCGCTTCAAAAAGTTTTCCGGTTCAACGGAGACTGGGCCAAAAATCAAGGTCAAATTTATCTGTACGACCAGCTGTTGAAACAGATTACGACGACTAAGAACGTGAAAATGACGAAGGGGAACGGAGAATACATCTTCAACGTCCCGGTCACCCCTGCGTCAGACACCATCAGCACGCAGCAGGTTGTGCTCGATTCCAAGACGCTTGAACCGAAGACTGTGAAACTATTGGACAAAGATGGGAAGCCGGCTGTCACGCTCACGTTCAAATCGTTCAATACAAACGTGAAGTTCAAACAAGCAGACTTCGATCCACAGTCGATGGTCAGCAGCCAGACCAAAACCACGATGACAAGCGACGATGAACAGGCGTTCGGGTACGTGGAACCCAAAACTTTATTTGGGACAAAGTTGACGAGCTTGATGCAACCGAGTGAGACGAGCGCCGTCATGAAGTTTGGTGGCGACCACCACTACTTGCTGCAGGAATGGCGGCCCACGCCGGGACAACAAGCTGATCCAGAAGGACAGTTGGTGGATATGTACGGAGTGCCAGCGATGTATACGGACGGCAACAACGTGTCGAGTCTGACGTGGCTGAACAATGGGGTCGAGTACGCGATCACCAGCAACGATTTGAACCAGGATCAGTTGGAACAAATCGCCATGTCGACACTCAGCCAGGTTGGAAAGTAA